In the genome of Candidatus Palauibacter australiensis, the window TCCGACGGACGGATGGTGACCGACACCGAACCGGTATCGGAGCCGCCAGCCGAACTGAGGCAGCTCATCGAGGAAGGGGTGTAGCGAGGTGGCGGAACGAACTTTCCAGGTCTACCGCGGATCCGACGACGACGGGCGGCTCGAATCCTATACGATCGAGGTCGATCAGGGCATGGTCGTGCTAGACGCCATCCACCGCATCCAGGCGGAGCACGCGCCGGACCTCGCGGTGCGCTGGAACTGCAAAGCCGGCAAGTGTGGATCCTGCGGGTGCGAGGTCAACGGCCGGCCTCGCCTCACGTGCATGACTCGACTCTCCGACTACGAGGAGAGCGAATCGATCACGGTCACGCCGATGAAGGCCTTTCCCGTCGTCAAGGACCTCGTCGCCGACGTCTCCCAGGGGTACCGAAACAACGCCACCATCCCACGTTTTCGGCCGCGTCCCCGCGATGCCGAGGACGGCTGGCGTATGAAGCAGTTCGAGATCGAGAGGGCTCAGGAAATGAGGAAGTGCATCGAGTGCTTCCTCTGCCAGGATGTGTGTCACGTCCTCCGTTCACACCGAAAGCACGCGGAGTTCATCGGCCCCACGTACCTGGTGAGAACCGCCGGATACAGTCTGAACCCCATCGACGTGGAGGATCGGAGCGCGTTTCTCAAGGAGTCGGGCGGCATCGGGTTCTGCAACATCACGAAGTGCTGCACGGAGGTATGCCCGGAGAGTATCTCCATCACGGACAACGCCATCATCCCCCTGAAGGAACGGGTCGTCGACCGCTTCTACGACCCCCTGAAGGCGCTCGTGAGGCTCGTGCGGAGACGCTAGCGTAGTGTCGCCTACCCTTGGCCGAAGTCCTCGACGTTCAGCACACG includes:
- a CDS encoding succinate dehydrogenase/fumarate reductase iron-sulfur subunit, whose amino-acid sequence is MAERTFQVYRGSDDDGRLESYTIEVDQGMVVLDAIHRIQAEHAPDLAVRWNCKAGKCGSCGCEVNGRPRLTCMTRLSDYEESESITVTPMKAFPVVKDLVADVSQGYRNNATIPRFRPRPRDAEDGWRMKQFEIERAQEMRKCIECFLCQDVCHVLRSHRKHAEFIGPTYLVRTAGYSLNPIDVEDRSAFLKESGGIGFCNITKCCTEVCPESISITDNAIIPLKERVVDRFYDPLKALVRLVRRR